The genomic interval ACCATCCCTTGACGCTAAGTCTTTGATTCATAAAGCATTTAGTTCCCTGCTTTTTTGACAGGCAATCCAGCGAAAGCACGATTTTTCAAGGGTTTGCGCCGCAAACCCAGTGGATATCAACAAAGTTATCCACAGAAAATCTGGACTACTCAAAAATCTCCTGTGGAATCAAGCACTTGCAGGTTGTTTCGCAGAATTCACTCCACACAAGATCGCGCCCCTAGCACAGATTGGTGCCGTCGCCCCCTCTTGACGGACAGCCTGAGTCCGACTTATGCACACAAACCGTGATGCGGTGCAACATGACACCTCAACCAAGCTTTAACACAAAATTTCCAGCCAAAAATCTTCAGATGATTGATTCATAAGGATTTTTTGTGTGTGCCGCATTTGCAGGCAATCTGTCCGCAGCCAGCATTCATGCGGCCTGGGAGGTTGCCAGAACAGGATGTCAACAAAGTTATCCACAGAAACACGGGATGACTCTCCGTTCGATTGGCCAATCAAGCACTTAGCGTACAAACCTCTGCCCGGCTTTCACAACGTTCTGCAACCGACATACCTTTTTTGCCCATGTCTTCCAGCATCGTCCAGGTCGCCCTGCACACGCCGTCGCACAGCGGCGTGGGCGACCTGCTGAGCTACGCCAGTGAGCGCCCGCTCGCGCCCGGCACCCTGGTGCGCGTGCCGCTGGGCAGCCGCGAGGTGCTGGGCGTGGTGTGGGATGCCGATGACGCCACCGGCGAGCTGCCCGACGGCGCCACGCTGCGGCCGATTGCCGGTGTGCTCGACGGTGTGGCGCCGCTGGACCGGCCTTGGCGCCGCCTGGTGGCGTTTGCCGCGCGCTACTACCAGCGTGCCCTGGGCGAGGTCGCCACGGCCGCCTTGCCGCCTCAGCTGCGCGACCTGCGCCCCGAGCAGCTGGCCCGGCGCCTCAAGCGCCCCGCCAAGGCCGCAGGCGACACCACAGAAACTATCGAAAACATAGCACTCAGCCCAGAGCAGGAGAGCGCCAGGACCCGAATTTCCTTGGAAACTGGCCCCTTCCTGCTGTTTGGCAGCACCGGCAGCGGCAAGACCGAGGTGTACCTGCGCTGCGCGCAGGAAATGCTGGAGGCCGACCCCACGGCCCAGGCGCTGGTGATGGTGCCCGAGATCAACCTCACCCCCCAGCTCGAAGATCGCTTTGTGAGCCGCTTCGCCCCCCGCTTTGGCGCGGGCGCGGTGGTGTCGCTGCACAGCGGCATGACGAACCCGCAGCGCCTGAAAAGCTGGCTGGCCGCGCACAGCGGCACCGCGCGCATCGTGCTGGGCACGCGCATGGCGGTGTTTGCCAGCATGCCGGGCCTCCAGCTCATCGTCGTGGACGAGGAGCATGACCCCAGCTACAAGCAGCAGGAGGGCGCGCGCTACTCGGCCCGCGACCTGGCCATCTGGCGCGGGCGCGAGCAGGGCGCCAAGGTGCTGCTGGGCTCGGCCACTCCGTCGCTGGAAAGCTGGCACGCCAGCCGCCCGCCCACGCCCGAAGACCCCGAGGGCGGGCGCTACGTGCGCCTGCACATGCCCAGCCGCATCGGCGCGGGGGCGCTGGCGCGCGTCAAGCGGGTGGACATGAACCAGCAGCCGCGGCGCACCGTGTTCAGCGCGCCCTTGCTCCAAGCCATGATCGACCGTGTAGGCCGCGGCGAGCAAAGCATGGTGCTGCTCAACCGCCGCGGCTACGCCCCCGTGCTGCACTGCGTGGACTGCGGCTGGAAAAGCGACTGCCCCCACTGCAGCGCGCACCAGGTCTTCCACAAGACCGACCGCACCCTGCGCTGCCACCACTGCGGCTACACCGTGCGCGTGCCCGCGCACTGCCCCACCTGCGGCAGCCCCGACATCCACCCCATGGGCCGTGGCACCGAGCAGCTCGAAGAACAGCTGGCCGCCCTGCTGCGCAACGTGCAGCGGCCCGACGGCAACCCGGCCCGCATTGCACGCATCGATGCCGACACCACCAAGGCCAAGGGTGCGCTCGAAGAGCAGCTGGCCCAGGTGCACGCGGGCGAGGTGGATGTGCTGGTGGGCACGCAGATGATCGCCAAGGGCCACGACTTCCGGCGCATCACGCTGGTGGCTGCGGTGCAGCCCGATGGCGCGCTGTTTTCCAGCGACTTTCGCGCGTCGGAGCGGCTGTTTGCCCTGTTGATGCAGGCCGCCGGCCGGGCTGGGCGCGACGCCGCCTACGTAGCCGCGCAGGCCACCCAGGCCGAGATGTGGGTGCAGACCTTTCACCCCCAGCATGCCGTGTACGAGGCCCTGCGCAAGCACGACTACGAGGCCTTTGCCGCCCAGCAACTGAAGGAGCGCGAGGAAGCCGCCATGCCGCCCTTTGCCTACCAGGCGCTGGTGCGTGCCGACGCGCGCACGCAGGAGGTCGCCCAGGGGTTCCTGCAGGCGGCCAGCGCGGCAGCGCATGCCGCCGCGCTGCCGGGGCTGGATGGCGCCGTGGTCCTGTTCCCGCCCGTGCCGCTTACCATCCAGCGCGTGGCCAATGTGGAGCGCGCGCAGATGCTCATGGAAAGCAGCAGCCGCGCGGCGCTGCAGCGCTTTCTGGCCGCGTGGCAGCCGGTGCTGCAGGCCACGCGCAGCCAGCCCGCGCACAAGGGCCTGATCCGCTGGCTGGTGGACGTGGACCCGCTGGCGATCTGATCTCAGGCAGCCCCGGGCTGCAGCGCATCGTCAAACAGGTGCGTCTGCAGGATCTCCCGAAAGCTCGCCATGGCCGGCGCCGTGGTGCGGCCGGCCAGGGTGATGACGGCGTAGCGTGCCCGGGCGCGCATGTCGGGGTAGAGGGGCAGCAGCACCAGCCGGCCCGATTCCATGCCTGCCCGCGCGGCGGCGTGCACGCCCAGGAACACCGCGTCTGACTGCTCCACCGCCGCCAGCAAGGCGGCCACGTCGTCGCACTCCAGCCGCACCATTTCCGAGGGGTGGGCCTGCAGGCCAAACTGGTCCACCATCAGCCTGATCACCTCGTCCGACAGCGGCGTGCAGGCCACCGGGTAGGTCAGCACCTGCGCCAGCGACACGCGGGTGGCACCGGCCAGCGGGTGGCCCGCCCGCACGATGAAGCCCGCGCGCTGCTCGGCCAGCGCCTCGATCTGCAAATCGGGCGCAGGCACCACGCGGCGCAGGTCCACCACCAGCGCATCGCACTGGCGGTTGCGCAGCTGCATCACCAGCAGCTCGGCCGGCCCGTGGGTGACCGATACGCGCAGGCTGGGGTAGTCGCGCGCCACGGTGGTCAGCAGCGGAATGGTGAGCAGCGCCGCCGGGCCCGAGCCCAGACCCACGCTGATGCGCCCCAGGTCGCCCTGCTGCAGCAGGCGAGCGCTGTCGCGCAGGGCCTCCAGGTCCCGCAGGATGGGGCGCGCGCGCTCCACCACCTCCAGCCCCAGCGGAGTGAGCGTGTTGCGCTTGCCCAGCCGGTCCAGCAACGGGCCGCCCAGCTCCTCCTCCAGCCCCTGGATGCTGCGGCTCAGCGCCGACTGGGTGATGAACAGTCGCCCCGCCGCGCGGCTGAACGAGCCCGTGTCGGCAACGGCCAGCAGATGCTCCAGGTGACGCAGGTTCATGGCGGGTATGAGTAAAGCGAATGATGATCAGGAAAATAATACATTGGACGCATAGGCTTGGGCTACCTAGCATTCACTGCACAACCCATCCACAAGGAGACAAACCATGCCCAAGTACTTCCCCCGCCTGGCCAGCCGCACGGCCGCATTGATCGGTGGCCTGCTTTTCAGCGCCACCGTGTTCGCCCAGAACGCCTTCCCGGCCAAGCCCGTCACGCTGATGGTGCCGTACCCGGCCGGCGGCGTGTCGGACGTGATCGCGCGCATGGTCAACACCACGCTGGGCAAGCAGCTCGGCCAGCCCGTGATCGTGGAGAACCTGGGTGGCGCCAGCGGCTCCATCGCGGCCACCAAGGTGCTGAGCCAGCCGTCGGACGGCCACGTGGTGTTCCAGGGCTCGCCCAACGAACTCATCCTGGCCCCGCTGGCGCTGTCGGCCGTCAAGTTCAAGAGCGAAGACTTTCGCCTGGTCAACATGATCGCCACCGCGCAGATCGGCTTTCTGACCCGCGGCAACCTGCCGGTGAACAACATCGACGAGTTTGTGGAATACGCCCGCAAGCAGGCCCAGCAGGGCCGCCCCATCACGTACGCCAGCGTGGGCCCCGGCTCGTTCTACCACCTGCTTGGCGAGCACCTGTCCAAGGTGACCGGCATCCCCATGGTGCATGTGCCCTACAAGGGCGGCGCCCCGGCCGAGCAGGACCTGATCTCCGGCCAGGTCGACATCTTCATGTCGCCGCTTGGCACCAAGCACGTCGAGCTGCACAAGGCCGGCCGCATCAAGGTGCTGGCACTGCTGAACCCCACGCGCATCGACACCGCCAAGGACTTCCCCGCCATCAGCGAGAGCGAGGCCCTCAAGGACTTCACCTTCAACATCTGGACCGGCTACTTCGTCAAGCGCGACACGCCTGAGGCAGTGGTGGCCACGCTGCACAAGGCCATTGCCGGCACGCTGACCGACCCCACCGTGCGCGCCAACCTGGAAGCCGCCAGCCTGACGGCCCCGCCCAGCCTGTCGATTGCCGACGCCGCCAAGGCCTACACCGACGGCATCGCGCAGTTCCGCGCCATTGCCAAGTCCATCAACCTGCAGGCGCAATAAGCCATGGGCAGCGGCATTGACCAGGCGCTGCTTGCGCAGGCCGACACCTTTGTGGCGCTGCGGCGCGACCTGCACCGCCACCCCGAGCTGGGCTTTCAGGAAGTGCGCACCAGCGCCCTGGTGGCCGAAAAGCTGGCCGAGTGGGGCTACGAAGTCACGCGCGGCCTGGGCGGCACGGGCGTGGTGGGCCAGCTGCGTCGTGGTACGGGCGAACGCCGCCTGGGCCTGCGGGCCGACATGGACGCGCTGCCCATCACCGAGGCCACGGGCCTGCCCCACGCCAGCTGCCACCACGGCCTGATGCACGCCTGCGGCCACGATGGCCACACCGCTATGCTGCTGGCGGCCGCGCACCACCTGGCCAGGCATGGGCAGTTCAGCGGCACACTCAACCTGATCTTCCAGCCCGCCGAAGAAGGCCTGGGCGGCGCCCGCAAGATGATGGACGACGGCCTGTTCACGCGCTTTCCGTGCGACGCGGTCTTTGCCATGCACAACATGCCAGGCCACCCGCCGGGGCATCTGCTGTTTCGCACCGGGGCCTTCATGGCGTCGAGCGAGAACATCACCATCACGCTGCACGGCGTGGGCGGCCATGGCGCCATGCCACACCATGCAGCCGACCCGGTGGTGGCGGGCTCGGCCATCGTGCTCGGGCTGCAAAGCATCGTCGCACGCAACGTGCCGCCGCTGCAGATGGCGGTGATCACCGTGGGCGCCTTCCAGGCCGGCGATGCCAACAACGTGATCCCGCAGACCGCCACCCTGAAGCTGAGCGTGCGCTCGCTGGACCGCAGCGTGCGCGAGCTGCTCAACCGCCGCATCCGCGAGCTGGTGGAGGCGCAGGCGCAGAGCTACGGCGTGCGTGCCGAGGTCGACTTCCGCGGCGGCTACCCGGTTCTGGTCAACACCCCGCTGGAGACCGAGTTTGCGCGCCAGGTCGGCCGCGAACTGGTGGGCGATGCCAAGGTGACGGAGCAGGCCGAGCCCCTGACCGGCAGCGAGGACTTTGCCTTCATGCTCGAAGACGTGCCCGGCAGCTACCTGCTGATCGGCAACGGCGACGACGCCACGGGCGGCCACGGCGCGTGCATGGTGCACAACCCCAACTACGACTTTGAAGACCGCAACATCGCGGTGGGCAGCGCCTACTGGGTCAAGCTGGCCGAGCGGTTTCTGGCCGACGCGGCCTGACGAGCGCAAAGCGCGGGTTCTGGCAGCGACGGCCGTGCGCAGAGTGACCCCGGGGCAGCGCACAGGCAAAAATATGGTCAAAATGGCTTGTAGTCCAGGGCGGCCTCAATTCTGAAGTGCAACACCGAGAATTGAGGCCAAGATGTCAAAGAAGAATTACCAGCAGTTGAGCCAGAGCGAACGCCATGCGATCGCCCTTGGACTGCAGCAAAAGCAAAGTCTCAGCGCCATAGCCCGAGCCTTGGGGCGAAGCAAAAGCACCATCAGCCGAGAGTGCCAACGCAATGCGGGCGGCAAGGGCTACAACTCCAAGTTCGCCCAGCAACGCAGTGACAAGCGCAGATGCTTTGCCCGTCCCCAGCCCAAACTTCACCGTGATGGACCTTTGTTCAAGATCGTTGGCGACTACTTGCGCCAGCACTGGTCTCCCCAGCAAATCGCTGGACAGTTAAAGAAACTGCACCCCGACAACAAGCGCAATCAAGTGTCACACGAGAGCATCTACACCTGCATCTATGCCCAGCCTCGGGGAGAGCTCAAAAAGGAGTTGGTGTCCTGTCTGCGCATGGCCCGCGCCAAGCGCTGGCCCCGCTCCAAAGGCGAGGACCGGCGTGGACAAATCACCGATCTGCTGAGCATCCATGTGCGCCCGCCTGAGATTGAAGATCGCCAGTTGCCCGGGCACTGGGAGGGAGACCTCATCAAGGGTAAAGGCAATGCGAGTGCCATTGGCACGCTGGTCGAGCGCACCACACGCCTTGTGGTACTGGTCAAGCTGCCGCACCCCAACCCGGCTACCGCAGCGCATGTACTGCAGGCCTTCAGTGACAAGCTCAACTCCATTGCCCAGCCCATGCGTCAGAGCCTGACGTACGACAGGGGCCGGGAGATGGCAGAGCACCAGCAGCTCACGCGCAACACCGGCATGAAGGTGTACTTCTGCGATCCCTACAGCCCCTGGCAGAGAGGCTCCAACGAGAACACCAATGGATTGCTGCGTCAGTACTTCCCCAAAGGCACGGATCTCAGTGGCTACACCCAGGAGCAGCTTGATGCGGTGGCCGATGAACTCAATGGCCGCCCCAGGATGACTTTGGGCTGGAGCAAGCCTATTGAGGTGTATGCCGAGCATTTGGCTCGCTTGGCACAACAGCCCGATTCAGTCCATTAACTTTTAATGTTGCACTTGGACTTGAAACCGCCCTTGCTGCACATGCGCAAGCAGCTATCAAATCAGGTGCGTCACTTGCCTCGGATTCGCACGCTGTCGGACGTGCGGGGTGGTTCATATAAAACTTCAAAGAATATAAATTTCAATTTAAATTCTTTTTGAGATATAATATTGGGCAGTTGCGGTCACCGCAGCGCCTGCTCAGGGTGGTCATTCGCTCTCTGCGGGTCGCCTTTTGCGACCTTTGTCGCCCAGTGGGTCTGTAGAGCTGCAGCCCACCGCGTCCCTTGATGCTCGCGCAGGCCGCCTCTTGCAGGGCCTGCGATCCCGATTGATCCAGATTTCACAGACCGCCATCTCCATGGGCTCTTTCGTCGTTTCGCCCACGACACACCCGACCGACTGCGGCCGCTTTCGCGCCTCCTTTTCGGTCCATCGCTCGCAGGGCAACGGCAGCTACTGCCGCGTGTTCCGCTTTGACCAGGCCTTTGCCTCGCGCGAAGCCGCCCGGCTCTTTGCCATCACCCAGGGCTGGCTGCAAACCTGCATGCAGCACCCGCCCCGATGCTGACGCACTGACCGGTGCGAGCGCAGCCCTCCCTTTTTCCCGCTGCGGGTTTCGCACCCGCAGCAACTTACCCCAACGGTGCGCCATTCGTTGCGCGCCATTTTTCAGAAAGGCTCTTTCCATGAGCAGCAAAATCTATGTGGGCAACCTGCCCTACTCCGTCACCGACGCCAGCCTTCAGAGCAACTTTTCGGAGTTTGGCGGCGTGTCCTCTGCCAAGGTCATGATGGACCGCGAAACCGGCCGCTCCAAGGGCTTCGGCTTTGTGGAAATGGCCAACGCCGAAGTGGCCCAGGCCGCCATCAGCGGTCTGCACGGCATGTCCGTGGACGGCCGCACGATCGTGGTGAACCTGGCCCGCCCGCGTGAAGAGCGCAGTGACGCTGGCGGCTACACCGCCAGCAAGCGCTCGGATGTGGGTTACGGCACCGGCGGCTACGGCGGCGGTCGCTACTGAAAACCGCGCCCCGCGTAGAAACCGGCTCTCTGGAGCCGGTTTTTTTTGCCCCGGCCGTAACTTTTGCCTGCCCGCGCAGAGCAGCCGACGGCATGGGGCACGCAGTACGCCATCTGCACGCCCCACGCTACCTCAGGTGGCCCAGGGCCGACTGAGCGCGGAAACCTGCCGCGTTGGGTGACAGCGATCCCCACACTGCCCGGCACCGCCGCCGTGCATACTCTGGGCGCTTTCCAACCCGCCTAATGAACCGCTACAAAGACTTTCTACCTCCGCTGTGGACAATCACTGCCGTCGCCGTGTCCACGTTGGCAACCAATTGGATCTGGGCCTCGTGGTTTGCCAAAGCGAAGGGCACCGGTCTCGCCGCGCTGCTGATTTACAGCATCTTCGGGTGGCCGCTGATGTTGGCAATGATCTATCTGATCCTCGGTTTTTCCCTCAAATGCTGCCAGGGCCTGTCCATGTTGCGCTGGGTGATCGTACTGGGCGTGATCGGAGCGGGCTTCGCCGTATTCGGCACGCCGGGTCTGTGGAATCTGCTCCTGTGCGCCGGCCTCACCATCGCCGTGGCGCTGCAGTCCTGGCGCACCGCGCAGGACGATGCTGACCTGGAGGACCTGTAGATGGCCGTCAAGGAGAAACCTCCGCACGGTCTGCTGGAGAGCTTTTCCGCGCCGCTGTGGGAAAGGCTGGGCTTGACGGCCGTGCAGCCGCAGTGGGTCGTGAAGAGCCAGCACCGCGGTTTTGACTGGATGGCGATCGAGCTTGACCACAGCGGCACGGGCTTTAGGCAAACGCGTGCCACCACCACAGTCTTTGCGGTGAAGCTACCGCGCAAGTCCCCGGACTGGTACCTGCCCAGCGATCGCATTCGCAGCGATCGCCAGGTGTGCGTGGACGACGCCTGGGTGTACGCGGGGGCGCTGGGCGAACAACCCCGAGTCCGCACCTGGACCCATTGGCTGGATCTTGCCGTGGACACGGCCGAGGAAGTGATCAGCACCGAAGGCATGCGCCGCGATGAAAGCCCGCAGCAAAAGGCGCAGCGGGCCGACGCCCCCAGCTGGAACGTGCACCACGGCAACCTGGTCTTGCTCTGGCTGGTGTCAATGGTGGTGTTCAGTTTTTTCAACGTGATGATGCTGTGGGAGGCCTATGGCGACTGGCAACACCACGGGGCCATCCTCCAATGTCACCCGAAGACCCGCATGGGCACCCATCTGCAGGGCTGGAAGGCCTGGGCCTACGCCGCTTCTCTGGCGGCCCCGCTGCTGATCGTGG from Acidovorax sp. FHTAMBA carries:
- a CDS encoding tripartite tricarboxylate transporter substrate binding protein, whose product is MPKYFPRLASRTAALIGGLLFSATVFAQNAFPAKPVTLMVPYPAGGVSDVIARMVNTTLGKQLGQPVIVENLGGASGSIAATKVLSQPSDGHVVFQGSPNELILAPLALSAVKFKSEDFRLVNMIATAQIGFLTRGNLPVNNIDEFVEYARKQAQQGRPITYASVGPGSFYHLLGEHLSKVTGIPMVHVPYKGGAPAEQDLISGQVDIFMSPLGTKHVELHKAGRIKVLALLNPTRIDTAKDFPAISESEALKDFTFNIWTGYFVKRDTPEAVVATLHKAIAGTLTDPTVRANLEAASLTAPPSLSIADAAKAYTDGIAQFRAIAKSINLQAQ
- a CDS encoding M20 aminoacylase family protein, whose product is MGSGIDQALLAQADTFVALRRDLHRHPELGFQEVRTSALVAEKLAEWGYEVTRGLGGTGVVGQLRRGTGERRLGLRADMDALPITEATGLPHASCHHGLMHACGHDGHTAMLLAAAHHLARHGQFSGTLNLIFQPAEEGLGGARKMMDDGLFTRFPCDAVFAMHNMPGHPPGHLLFRTGAFMASSENITITLHGVGGHGAMPHHAADPVVAGSAIVLGLQSIVARNVPPLQMAVITVGAFQAGDANNVIPQTATLKLSVRSLDRSVRELLNRRIRELVEAQAQSYGVRAEVDFRGGYPVLVNTPLETEFARQVGRELVGDAKVTEQAEPLTGSEDFAFMLEDVPGSYLLIGNGDDATGGHGACMVHNPNYDFEDRNIAVGSAYWVKLAERFLADAA
- a CDS encoding RNA-binding protein, with protein sequence MSSKIYVGNLPYSVTDASLQSNFSEFGGVSSAKVMMDRETGRSKGFGFVEMANAEVAQAAISGLHGMSVDGRTIVVNLARPREERSDAGGYTASKRSDVGYGTGGYGGGRY
- a CDS encoding LysR family transcriptional regulator, with protein sequence MNLRHLEHLLAVADTGSFSRAAGRLFITQSALSRSIQGLEEELGGPLLDRLGKRNTLTPLGLEVVERARPILRDLEALRDSARLLQQGDLGRISVGLGSGPAALLTIPLLTTVARDYPSLRVSVTHGPAELLVMQLRNRQCDALVVDLRRVVPAPDLQIEALAEQRAGFIVRAGHPLAGATRVSLAQVLTYPVACTPLSDEVIRLMVDQFGLQAHPSEMVRLECDDVAALLAAVEQSDAVFLGVHAAARAGMESGRLVLLPLYPDMRARARYAVITLAGRTTAPAMASFREILQTHLFDDALQPGAA
- the priA gene encoding primosomal protein N'; this encodes MSSSIVQVALHTPSHSGVGDLLSYASERPLAPGTLVRVPLGSREVLGVVWDADDATGELPDGATLRPIAGVLDGVAPLDRPWRRLVAFAARYYQRALGEVATAALPPQLRDLRPEQLARRLKRPAKAAGDTTETIENIALSPEQESARTRISLETGPFLLFGSTGSGKTEVYLRCAQEMLEADPTAQALVMVPEINLTPQLEDRFVSRFAPRFGAGAVVSLHSGMTNPQRLKSWLAAHSGTARIVLGTRMAVFASMPGLQLIVVDEEHDPSYKQQEGARYSARDLAIWRGREQGAKVLLGSATPSLESWHASRPPTPEDPEGGRYVRLHMPSRIGAGALARVKRVDMNQQPRRTVFSAPLLQAMIDRVGRGEQSMVLLNRRGYAPVLHCVDCGWKSDCPHCSAHQVFHKTDRTLRCHHCGYTVRVPAHCPTCGSPDIHPMGRGTEQLEEQLAALLRNVQRPDGNPARIARIDADTTKAKGALEEQLAQVHAGEVDVLVGTQMIAKGHDFRRITLVAAVQPDGALFSSDFRASERLFALLMQAAGRAGRDAAYVAAQATQAEMWVQTFHPQHAVYEALRKHDYEAFAAQQLKEREEAAMPPFAYQALVRADARTQEVAQGFLQAASAAAHAAALPGLDGAVVLFPPVPLTIQRVANVERAQMLMESSSRAALQRFLAAWQPVLQATRSQPAHKGLIRWLVDVDPLAI
- a CDS encoding IS30 family transposase, translating into MSKKNYQQLSQSERHAIALGLQQKQSLSAIARALGRSKSTISRECQRNAGGKGYNSKFAQQRSDKRRCFARPQPKLHRDGPLFKIVGDYLRQHWSPQQIAGQLKKLHPDNKRNQVSHESIYTCIYAQPRGELKKELVSCLRMARAKRWPRSKGEDRRGQITDLLSIHVRPPEIEDRQLPGHWEGDLIKGKGNASAIGTLVERTTRLVVLVKLPHPNPATAAHVLQAFSDKLNSIAQPMRQSLTYDRGREMAEHQQLTRNTGMKVYFCDPYSPWQRGSNENTNGLLRQYFPKGTDLSGYTQEQLDAVADELNGRPRMTLGWSKPIEVYAEHLARLAQQPDSVH